A genomic segment from Tachypleus tridentatus isolate NWPU-2018 unplaced genomic scaffold, ASM421037v1 Hic_cluster_2, whole genome shotgun sequence encodes:
- the LOC143242465 gene encoding uncharacterized protein LOC143242465 isoform X1: protein MFWLSSIIKTQILTVVKEQFQHLQKYMNNFNKYLYILDGESESSFVVWRKQVYEYKSWINKFMYTADKIVDLGMFQLDFREHYESLASQTEILLEKLLNNISNEHQEESKRFATRGCSSWNIQTAYCGGFFE from the exons ATGTTTTGGCTCTCAAGTATTATCAAGACACAGATATTAACTGTTGTCAAAGAACAATTCCAGCATCTTCAGAAATACATGAACAACTTTAATAAGTATCTTTACATTTTAGATGGTGAG agTGAGAGCAGCTTTGTAGTATGGAGAAAACAGGTTTATGAGTATAAATCATGGATCAACAAATTTATGTACACTGCAGACAAAATTGTTGATCTTGGAATGTTCCAGTTGGATTTTCGGGAACATTATGAGTCTTTAGCTAGTCAAACAGAGATCCTTTTGGAAAAGTTATTGAATAACATCTCAAATGAGCACCAGGAAGAAAGTAAAAG GTTTGCTACAAGAGGCTGTTCCAGTTGGAATATTCAAACTGCTTATTGTGGAGGATTTTTTGAATAG
- the LOC143242465 gene encoding uncharacterized protein LOC143242465 isoform X2, producing the protein MFWLSSIIKTQILTVVKEQFQHLQKYMNNFNKYLYILDGESESSFVVWRKQVYEYKSWINKFMYTADKIVDLGMFQLDFREHYESLASQTEILLEKLLNNISNEHQEESKRFSP; encoded by the exons ATGTTTTGGCTCTCAAGTATTATCAAGACACAGATATTAACTGTTGTCAAAGAACAATTCCAGCATCTTCAGAAATACATGAACAACTTTAATAAGTATCTTTACATTTTAGATGGTGAG agTGAGAGCAGCTTTGTAGTATGGAGAAAACAGGTTTATGAGTATAAATCATGGATCAACAAATTTATGTACACTGCAGACAAAATTGTTGATCTTGGAATGTTCCAGTTGGATTTTCGGGAACATTATGAGTCTTTAGCTAGTCAAACAGAGATCCTTTTGGAAAAGTTATTGAATAACATCTCAAATGAGCACCAGGAAGAAAGTAAAAG GTTTTCAccctaa